GGGGCATGGTCATGACTCCGGATTGTCAAACCTCACCAGAACACGACCAATTAATCCAAGCCAATCGATTCAACGAGAACCCACGCGGAAATCTCATCGTCACCCATGAACCCCTTGCAGAAATCGGTCGATGAGAACAGGGCAGTCTCGTTGGCTTTCATCAAGACCGCTTGGCCATCCGCCAAAATCCGATCGTTAAGTATAACCATCCGGCAAGAAAACAGAGTCCTCCAAGTGGGGTAATCGCCCCCAGCCACCGTACACCGCTCAACGACAGGATATAGAGACTTCCGGAGAACAAGACGATGCCGGCGAGAAACGCCCATGTGGCCCATCGAAAGAGTGGAAGCTGATAATGGGTGAACGCGCCGCCTGCAATGATAAGCCCGAACGCATGGTACATCTGGTATCGTATGCCAGTATGAAAAACCTCCAGCATATGTTCGGACAGAATCGAACGTAACCCATGCGCGCCGAAGGCTCCCCCGGCGACTCCCAATAGCGCGATCAATGCTCCCGCGGCCATCCATCGAAATCCCATTTTACATCCTTCCCTATTGACGACGATTCAAGGCGAAGCGGTCGGCGGCGGCGGCATTCTCCCCCACTGAATATGCTGCCATCCACGTTCATGCGCCCAATACAGGCCAATTTTGGCGAGTGAGTCGCTGGCGCCGGCAAATAGGGCCATGCCGACTTCTCCCGAAATCAACCAGACCACGAGCGTCGTCACGAGAGTCGCGATCACGCGCCAGCTAATGCCTTTCACCAGACTCCGTATATGCGTTTCCATCATCGCAGCTCCCGTCTATTTCGAAGGTAATAATCGTTTCTTGGCTGGATTTTTCTTGGCGTGGGATGCTTTCGCCTGTGTTCGCGGGACATCAACATGCTTCACAAAATCCTCAAGCGTATAATGATCGAGAACCGAGGAAATCGCATTTCTCACTTCCAACATAATGCTTTGAATCGCACAGGCTGACTTCTCGGCATACGGACAATCCTCACACTTCTGGTACGCGGTCTGGCTCACGCATCCGATCGGAGCGAGTGGGCCATCAAGCGTCCGGATGACCTGACCAAGCGTGATTTCAGAAGGAGACGATCGAAGCCGATAGCCGCCATCCACTCCCCGCCGACTGGATAAGATTCCCGCATTTTTGAGCGTCAGAAGAATGCCTTCCAAGAACCCCAATGGAATTCTTTGCTCTCGAGCTAACTGCGTCCGCTGCACAGGCACGGCCTGCTCATAATTCGCCGTGAGCTCGATCAATGCTCGTAACGCATACTCGCTTTTCTTCGAAAATTTCATATTCTGATAAATGTTAGCTAAATTTATTAAGAATTGTAAAACTTTTTCAATTTGCCATGGAGCACAGCGTCAGACAGAGCACCATGGGAAGACCTCGCCTACGGCTCACGGAGAGTTCAGGAGCCGTTGTCCTGAGGTTCGGACCCGGACTGATGACTCGGAAGCACATGCTGCTTATCCAGCTGCATTTTTTTCATACGCGCGACCAAGGTAGTCGGCTTGATCCCAAGAAGTTCGGCGGCCCCTCCCGACCCGTAGACCTTCCAACGCGTCTGCTTTAACGCGGTCAGGGTGTTACGCCGAATGAGCCGTTGCAGCTCTTTCTCCGACAGAATCTCAACCGTTTCAGGACGGGGATAGCCTTGGGTAGAACCACGCCGCTTCGATTTGATCGGTAATTCAAAATACAGCTCTCCAGATCGGGAGGTAATCAGCGCTCGCTCGATGATATTTTGCAGTTCTCTCACGTTGCCCGGCCAGTGGTATCCTTGCAAGATACTCACATGTTGAGGAGTGAGCAGGGGCCTCGCACAATGTAATTTTTTCGACTCGATGTCCAGAAAATGATCGGCCAGCAGAGGAATATCTTCCTGTCGATATCGCAATGGCGTGATTTCGATGGGGAAGACATTCAAGCGGTAGTAGAGGTCCTGTCGAAATCGGCCAATGTCCACTTCTTTTTTGAGGTCACGATTGGTAGCGGCGATCACTCGAACATCGACCGTCCGCGTCCGTTCATCCCCGACCCGTTCATATTGCTGCTCTTGCAGAACCCTGAGGAATTTACTTTGAACATCAAGCGGAATTTCTCCCACTTCGTCAAGGAACAGCGTCCCGCCGTCTGCGGCTTCGAACCGACCGGCACGCCCTTTGACCGCCCCGGTAAAGGCCCCTTTGACATGCCCGAAAAACTCACTCTCATACAATTCTTTGGGAATGGACGCGCAATTCACGCGGATGAGTGGACGCGCATGCCGACGGCTCCGTTTGTGGATTTCTCGAGCCACCAGCTCCTTTCCAGTTCCAGACTCACCCAGAATCAGGACCGTTGCATCAGTCCGCGCCACCAGATCCACCTGGCGAATGACGTTTTCCAACGCAGGACTGTGGCCGATCAGATCGCCAAACGCACAGGCTTCGATGACCTCTTCCTGCAAGTATAAATTCTCCGCTTCCAGGCGGTTTTTAGTTTCCAGTAATTCTTCAGCCTGTTTGCGGGCACTGATATCAACAGCCGATCCCTCGTACCACTGCGTGACACCCTGAGCATCGCGAACCACTCGAGCATTCTCAGAGATCCAGATCACTGTGCCATCACGCCGGTAGACCTGTGACTCAAATTCGGTCACGATATCCATCTGTTCTACGAGTTGGCAAAATTGCTGTCGACGTTCAGGATGAACGTAGAGCTGCACGCCAATCCGTGAAACCGATTTGATGAGATCGGAGGATGAGCCGTACCCCAACAAATGACTCAAGGCCGGGTTCGCGTTTAAAAAGATTCCGTCAAGGCTCGTTTGATAAATACCTTCGATGGCTTGATTGAAGATCGCCCGATACTT
The genomic region above belongs to Nitrospirales bacterium and contains:
- a CDS encoding DUF423 domain-containing protein, coding for MGFRWMAAGALIALLGVAGGAFGAHGLRSILSEHMLEVFHTGIRYQMYHAFGLIIAGGAFTHYQLPLFRWATWAFLAGIVLFSGSLYILSLSGVRWLGAITPLGGLCFLAGWLYLTIGFWRMAKRS
- a CDS encoding DUF2061 domain-containing protein, producing the protein MMETHIRSLVKGISWRVIATLVTTLVVWLISGEVGMALFAGASDSLAKIGLYWAHERGWQHIQWGRMPPPPTASP
- a CDS encoding Rrf2 family transcriptional regulator; this encodes MKFSKKSEYALRALIELTANYEQAVPVQRTQLAREQRIPLGFLEGILLTLKNAGILSSRRGVDGGYRLRSSPSEITLGQVIRTLDGPLAPIGCVSQTAYQKCEDCPYAEKSACAIQSIMLEVRNAISSVLDHYTLEDFVKHVDVPRTQAKASHAKKNPAKKRLLPSK
- a CDS encoding sigma 54-interacting transcriptional regulator, translating into MLNDSSSLYDAELRFRAVAQSSSDAIIIGDGRGTILYWNSGAERVFGYQSDEVVGQSLTMLMPERYRLSHQQGIARYCQTGKMHLIGTTSELYGLRKSGEEFPLELTLSSWKEHHQQFFSGIIRDISKRRAAEDALRQSEEKYRAIFNQAIEGIYQTSLDGIFLNANPALSHLLGYGSSSDLIKSVSRIGVQLYVHPERRQQFCQLVEQMDIVTEFESQVYRRDGTVIWISENARVVRDAQGVTQWYEGSAVDISARKQAEELLETKNRLEAENLYLQEEVIEACAFGDLIGHSPALENVIRQVDLVARTDATVLILGESGTGKELVAREIHKRSRRHARPLIRVNCASIPKELYESEFFGHVKGAFTGAVKGRAGRFEAADGGTLFLDEVGEIPLDVQSKFLRVLQEQQYERVGDERTRTVDVRVIAATNRDLKKEVDIGRFRQDLYYRLNVFPIEITPLRYRQEDIPLLADHFLDIESKKLHCARPLLTPQHVSILQGYHWPGNVRELQNIIERALITSRSGELYFELPIKSKRRGSTQGYPRPETVEILSEKELQRLIRRNTLTALKQTRWKVYGSGGAAELLGIKPTTLVARMKKMQLDKQHVLPSHQSGSEPQDNGS